Genomic window (Mycolicibacterium smegmatis):
ACCCACGAGAACTGGTTGATGGCCACCGCGCCAAGCGCGATGAAGATGCCGCGGAAGATCAGCGCCAGGATGATGCCTACCAGCAGGGCCTGCTGCTGGTAGATCCTCGGCACCTTGAAGCTGGCCATGATGATCAAGAAGATGAACAGGTTGTCGACCGACAGGCTGTACTCGGTGAGCCATCCGGCGAAGAACTCGACGCCGTACCGGTGGCCGTGGAACAACCACGTCCACACTCCGAAGGCGATCGCGAGCCCGATGTAGATCGACAGGTACGTCGCCGTCTCGCGTCGCGTGGGTTCGTGTGGACGACGCCCGATGATCACCACGTCGAACAGCAGTACGGCGATCGTCACCGACAGGGTGATGATCCACTCGAGCTGGGTTACGTGCATCGATTACCTCCGGTCGCCAAACAACGCCGGAGGTCTCTTCCACCGGGCCGAGACGGCCGGCCTGCGGCACCGATCGGTTCCATGGCGACCGACGTGATGACGACACCGCAGCGAAGGAATACTCCCCTCCGCGGACAAGTGTGCCTGATCGTGACCGTGATCCGAAATCGAACAGCCACGCCGCGTCGTCTCCGGCCCGCCCGGGCACGGGCTTAGTAGTTTGTATCCGTGACAGCAACGGACGACGCAGTTGGTGGGCACGCGGTCCCCGCTCAGTACCTGCTCTCATCGCTGGCACCTGCACCGCGGACGCTCATCGACATCCTCTACGACACCGCGCGGCGGTTCCCCGACGCACCCGCGATCGACGACGGCACGGTGCAGCTCACCTATGCCGAACTCGTCGCCGACATCGAGGAGAGCGTCGCGTGGCTGGCCGCACGCGGCATCGGCCGCGGCGACCGGATCGGCATCCGGATGCCGTCGGGAAGTTACGCGCTGTACGTCGCGATCCTGTCGGTGCTGGCGGCCGGGGCCGCCTATGTGCCTGTGGACGCCGACGATCCCGACGAGCGCGCCCAGTTGGTGTTCGGTGAGGCCGGCGTCGTCGGCGTGATCACCGAGCGCGGCCTGATCCGCGGCGTCGGCCAGTCGCGCGGCTGGCGCGCGGCGGCCCCGCTCGGCCGCGACGACGCCTGGATCATCTTCACGTCGGGCTCTACCGGCACTCCCAAGGGAGTCGCCGTGACGCATCGCAGTGCCGCCGCGTTCGTCGACGCGGAAGCACGAATGTTTCTGCAGGACAACCCGATCGGACCGGGTGACCGGGTGCTCGCGGGCCTGTCGGTCGCGTTCGACGCATCGTGCGAGGAGATGTGGCTGGCCTGGCGCAACGGTGCGTGCCTGGTGCCTGCGCCGCGGTCGCTGGTGCGCAGCGGGATGGACCTCGGCCCCTGGCTGGTGAGCCGCGACATCACCGTGGTGTCCACGGTTCCGACGCTGGCGGCGCTGTGGCCCGCCGAGGCGCTCGAATCGGTGCGGCTGCTGATCTTCGGCGGCGAGGCCTGCCCGCCCGAATTGGCGCAGCGGCTCGCGGTCGACGGCCGCGAGGTGTGGAACACCTACGGGCCCACCGAGGCCACCGTGGTGGCCTGCGCGGCGCGCCTCGACGGCCTTGGCCCGGTCAGCATCGGGCTGCCGTTGAGCGGCTGGGATCTGGCCGTGGTGGACCGTGACGGGCTCCCGGTGGCGGTCGGCGAGGTCGGTGAGCTGGTCATCGGCGGCGTCGGGCTGGCCCGTTACCTGGACCCGGACAAGGACCGCGAGAAGTACGCGCCGATGCCGACGCTGGGCTGGAGCCGCGCGTACCGCAGCGGGGATCTGGTGCGACTGCAGGACGACGGCCTGTACTTCCAGGGCCGCGCCGACGATCAGGTGAAGGTCGGCGGCCGCCGCATCGAGCTCGGCGAGGTCGACACCGCGCTGGTCAACCTTCCCGGCGTCAGCGCGGGGGCGGCGGCGGTCCGCAAGACCGCGAGCGGCACGCCGCTGCTGGTCGGCTACGTCGCGAGCCACGACCCGTCGTTCGACCTCGCGGCCGCGCGCGCCGCGCTGGCCGAATCGCTGCCTGCCGCGCTGGTACCGCGTCTGATCCTGCTCGACGAACTGCCGACCCGTACCTCCGGCAAGGTCGACCGCAACGCCCTGCCCTGGCCGCCACCCGACGGTACCGATCAGGACGCCCCCGAACTCGTCGGCACCATGGGCTGGCTGGCCGGCCTGTGGCGCGACGTGCTCGGCACGACCGTCGACGGGCCCGAGGCCGATTTCATCGCGCTCGGCGGCGGGTCACTGTCGGCCGCGCAGCTCGTCGCCGCGATGCGCAGGCGCTACCCGCAGGTGACTGTTGCCGACATCTACGACCATCCCCGGCTCGGTTCGCTGGCCGGATATCTCGACGAGCTGTCCCCGCCCCCGGAGATCACCGCGCGCGAGGTCGCCCCGACGTCGCGGCTCACGCAGGCCGCTCAGGTCGCGCTTTCGGTGCCGCTGGCCACGCTGACCGGCATGCAGTGGGTGGTGTGGCTGGGCCTGTTGAACAACGTCGCCGCCGCGCTGGACCTCGTGCCGTGGGCGCAGCCGGTCAACTGGTGGCTGCTGCTCGCCGGCTTCGGAGTGTTCATCACGCCCGTGGGCCGCATGGGTATCGCGGTGCTGTTCGCCCGGATGCTGTTGAGCGGCCTGCAACCCGGGACCTACCGCCGCGGCGGCGCGGTGCACCTGCGGGTCTGGTTCGCCGAGCGGCTCGCCGAGGCCAGCGGCGCCGAGAACCTCGCGGGCGCACCGTGGATGGTGTACTACGCCCGCGCGCTCGGCAACAGCGTCGGCAAGGGCGTCGACCTGCACTCGGCACCGCCGGTGACCGGCATGGCCAAGCTGGGGCACCGCTGCTCGATCGAACCCGAGGTGGATCTCAGCGGGCACTGGATCGACGGGGACCTGTTCCACGTCGGCCCCATCACGGTCGGCAACGACGCCACGATCGGCGCCCGCACCACGCTGCTGCCCGGCGCCACGGTCGGCAAGAACGCCGATGTGGCACCGGGGTCCGCGGTGGTCGGCAAGGTCAAGAACGGCCAGTACTGGAAGGGCTCGCCCGCCGTGAAGTCGGGCAAGGCGCGCCACCCGTGGCCCGATCACCGGCCGCCGCGCGCCCCCGTGTGGGTCGCGGTGTACGGCGTGACCTCCATCCTGCTGGGCAGCCTGCCGCTGGCGGGCCTGGCCGCGGGTCTCGCCGTGATCGGCTGGGGCATCCGTGACACCGCCACCCCGGTCGACGCGATCCTGCCCGCGCTGGCGTGGACGCCCGTGGCGACGGTGGTCGCGGTGCTCACCTACGCCGTGTTGACCGTGCTGGGCGTGCGCGTGCTCTCGGTGGGGCTCAGCGAGGGCTACCACCCGGTGCGCAGCCGCGTGGGCTGGCAGTTGTGGGCCACCGAACGCCTCATGGACGCCGCGCGCAACTACCTGTTCCCCGTCTACGCGAGCCTGCTGACCCCGTGGTGGCTGCGTCTGCTGGGCGCGAAAGTCGGTGAGGGCACCGAAATCTCGACGGCGCTGTTCACCCCGAAGTTCACCGAGGTACAGGACGGCGCGTTCCTGGCCGACGACACCATGGTCGCGTCGTACGAACTGGGCGGCGGCTGGATCCACGTCGCCAAGGCCACCATCGGCAAGCGCGCGTTCCTCGGCAACTCGGGCATCACGCAACCCGGGCGCAAGGTGCCCGACGACGGTCTGGTGGCCGTGCTGTCGGCCACGCCGCACAAGGCCAAGGCCGGCTCGTCGTGGCTGGGCAGCCCTCCGGTGCGGTTGCGGCGCAAGGCGACCGCCGCCGACGTGCTGCGCACCTTCCACCCGTCGCCGCGGCTGAAAGCCATGCGCGCGGCGGTCGAGACGTGCCGGATCATCCCGGTGATCATCACGTTCGGCATCGGGGTGGCGGTGCTGGGTGCACTGCAGACGCTGGTGCTGCGGTTCGGTTACCTGTGGGCCGCGCTCGCGAGCGGACTGGTGCTGCTGGCCGCGGGTGCCCTGGCCGGGCTCATCGCGGTGGCCGCGAAGTGGTCGGTGATCGGGCGGATCCGCGCCGTCGAGCATCCGTTGTGGTCGTCGTTCGTGTGGCGCAACGAGGTCTCGGACACGTTCGTCGAGACCGTCGCGGCGCCGTGGTTCGCGCGGGCCGCGACCGGCACCCCGGTGATGAACCTGTGGCTGCGCGCACTCGGCGCGTCGATCGGACGCGGGGTGTGGTGTGAGACCTACTGGCTGCCCGAGGCCGACCTGGTGAGCCTCGGCGCGGGGGCCACCGTCAACCGCGGGTGTGTGGTGCAGACGCACCTGTTCCACGACCGCATCATGCGGATGGACAGCGTTGTCCTGGAAGCGGGTTCGACGCTGGGACCGCACTGCGTGGCGCTGCCTGCCGCCCGATTGGGCGCCGGCGCCACGGTGGGACCCGGATCGCTCGTGATGCGTGGCGACGAGGTTCCGTCGTCGACGCGGTGGCAGGGCAATCCGATCGCGCCGTGGGACATGTTCGGCAAGAAACGCACCGCCGCCGCGTCGGCGCGCAAGAAGACGACAGAGAAACCGGCCGCGTGACGAGGTCCAAGAAGGTCGCCAAGAAAGCCGGGCACCCGCCTGTCATCGACCCGTACCTGCCCGGAAACGGCAACTTCGGCTACCGGGTGTCGCGCTACGAACTCGACCTCGAATACAAGGTTGCGAGCAACCGTCTGACCGGGACCGCGACCATCACCGCGGTGACGCTTGCGGCGCTGCGAACGTTCACCCTCGACCTGTCGGACAACCTCTCGGTGGGCAAGGTCTCGGTGAACGGCCGCAGGCCCGCACAGTTCCGCTGCTCCGGGGCGAAACTGCACATCACGCTGCCCTCGGCGCTGCCCGCTGGCTCCGCGATGACCATCGTCGTCCGCTACAGCGGCAATCCGCGGCCCATCGACACCCTGTGGGGTGACGTCGGTTTCGAGGAACTCACCAACGGGGCGCTCGTCGCGGGCCAGCCCAACGGCGCGGCGTCGTGGTTCCCGTGCGACGACCATCCCAGCGCCAAGGCCTCCTACCGTATCCAGATCAGCACCGACAGCCCGTACCACGCGATCGCCAACGGGGAACTGTTGTCGCGCAAGGTGCGTGCGGGCCACACCGTGTGGACCTACGAACTCGCCGAGCCCACCTCGCCGTATCTGGTGACGCTGCAGATCGGCATGTACGAATCGCACCGGATGACCAAGACCCCGGTACCGATGCACGCCGTGCTGCCGCCGCGCCTGCGATCGGCGTTCGACCACGACTTCGAGCGTCAACCGCAGATGATGAAGCTTTTCGTCAAACTCTTCGGCCCGTATCCGCTGAGCACCGGCTACACCGTGGTGGTCACCGACGACGACCTCGAGATACCGCTTGAGGCCCAGGGCATCTCGATCTTCGGCGCCAACCACTGTGACGGCAGCCGCGGGTCCGAGCGTCTCATCGCCCACGAGTTGGCCCACCAGTGGTTCGGCAACTCGGTGACGGCGCGGCGCTGGCGCGACATCTGGCTGCACGAGGGATTCGCGTGCTACGCCGAGTGGTTGTGGTCGGAGAACAGCGGCGGGCGCAGCGCGGCCGAGTGGGCACAGCACTACTACGACAAGTTGCGGCACTCCCCGCAGGACCTGCTGCTGGCCGATCCCGGCCCGCGCGACATGTTCGACGACCGCGTGTACAAGCGCGGAGCCATGACCCTGCATGTGCTGCGCGAGCGGATCGGCGACAAGGACTTCTTTGCGCTACTGCAGGATTGGACCACACGCCACCGGCACAGCACGGCGTTCACCGACGATTTCACGGGCCTGGCCGCCGGTTACACCAGTGAATCGCTGCAGCCGCTGTGGCAGGCGTGGCTGTACTCGGAAGCGCTGCCGCCGCTGTGACCGACGGCGGTGCGCCTGCCCCATTCGATCCGGACGATCCGGCGCGTGGCGCGATCACCCGCAGCAGCATCGCCCGCGTCGGGTCGGCGACCGCCATCACGGCACTGTGCGGCTACGCCGTGCTGTACCTCGCCGCGCGTGACCTCGAACCCGCGGGATTCTCGGTGTTCGCGGTGTTCTGGGGCGCCTTCGGACTTGTCACCGGCGCGGCCAACGGCCTGCTGCAGGAGGCCACGCGTGAGGTCCGGTCGGTCCAGGTCGCGCCCCGGGTGTCCGGGGTTTCGGGGCCGCGCACACATCCGATGCGGGTGGCGGCCGCGGTCGGGGTGGTCGCGGCGCTGGTCATCGCGGGCACCTCGCCGCTGTGGAGCGGGCACGTGTTCGTGGAGTCGCGCGCCCTTTCCGTCGCCCTGCTCAGCGTCGGTCTGGCCGGGTTCTGCCTGCACGCGACATTGTTGGGCATGCTCGCCGGTATCGACCGCTGGACCGAATACGGCGCGTTGATGGTCACCGACGCGGGCATCCGTGTGGGGGTGGCCGCCGCGTCGTTCGTCTTAGGTTGGGGTCTGGGCGGTTATCTGTGGGCCACCGTCGCGGGGGCGGGCGCGTGGCTGATCCTGTTGCTCACCGCACCCGCCGCGCGTGTGGCCGCCCGCCAGGTCACCGCGGGCGGCACGTGGACGTTCGTCCGCGGGACCGCACACTCGATCGCCGCGGCCGGGGCCAGCGCGATCCTGGTGATGGGATTCCCGGTGCTGCTCAAGGCCACGTCCGCCGATCTCGGTGCGGCAGGCGGTGTGGTGATCCTGGCCGTCACGCTCACGCGGGCCCCGCTGCTGGTGCCGCTCACCGCGATGCAGGGCAACCTGATCGCCCATTTCGTCGACCAGGCCCGGTTGCGCGCGCTGTTGATGCCCGCCGCCGTCGTCGCCGTGATCGGCGCGGCCGGGGTGGTGGCCGCAGGCCTCATCGGCCCGTGGCTGCTGAAGGTCGGTTTCGGCGACGAATACCGCGCCGACGGAACGCTCCTGGCGTGGCTGACCGCCGCGGCGGTCGCGATCGCGATGCTCACCCTGACAGGGGCGGCCGCGGTGGCCGCCGCGCTGCACCGCACCTATGCACTCGGCTGGATCATCGCCACGGTGGCCGCCGTGGGTCTGCTTCTGCTGCCACTGGAGCTCTCGACCCGCACCGTCGTCGCACTGTTGTGCGGCCCCCTGGTGGGAATCGCGGTTCATCTGGTGGGGCTGGCCAGGTTCTCCCGGGTCAACGGCTGAACAGCGACGACAACAACGCGATTCGGGAGTCTTCGAGGTCGGGCTGCGGCAGCACCGGACGGATGATCGCGGCACCGTCGAACGTGTTGACCAGCAGTGCCACCGCCGCCATCGCCTCATGCCTGGACTCGTTCTGCGGGAACTGCTCGAAACCCGGGATGGTGCGCGCGGTCTCGTAGATGTTCGCGGCGTACTCGGTGAGCACCTCTTGCAGTGTGACACGCAGCTTTTCGTCGGTGCGCGCGGCGATCAGCAACTCGTACATCACGGTGTTGGTGTCATTGCCCGTGACGTCGCGCAGGATGGTCAGCACGGCCTGAAGCGGTGGCTCTTCGGCCGGGATCTCGGCGATCCGTTTGGTGAACACCTCGAGTTGGCGGCGCATCACCTCGTGCGCCGTGGCCGCCATGAAATCGCCCATCGTGGGGAAATGGCGGAACAGTGCGCCGTCGGAGACCTGCGCGCGCCGCGCGATGACCGCCGCCGACGCCCTGGCGTAGCCGACGTCGATGATGGTCTGAATGCTCGCGTCGAGCAGACGTGCGACGGTCTCCTCACGGCGCTGCTGTTGGGTTCTGGCCATGTCAGACAGCGGTTTTCAGGCGGCTGTCGGCGCCTGCGCGCAGGTAGCGTCCCGATTTCACGGTGTCGCCGTAGCCGTCACGGAACTCGCCTTTGCCGAACACCACGGTGCCGTTGACGGCCGTCGCCACCACGGCGTCGTCGTTGCGGTTCACCATGCGGCTCAGCCCGCCGTAGAACGGCACGGTCTCCTCGTGGTACGCGTCGACGTCGGAGTTCAGGCAGTTCGGGTCGATCACCACGAAGTCGGCACGGTCGCCCTCGCGCAGCGTGCCCGCGTCGACCCCGAACCAGTCGGCCACCTCGGCGGTGAGCCGGTACACGGCGCGCTCGGTGGTCAGGAACGGGCGTCCGCTCAGTTGCGCGTCGCGGACCCGCTTCAGCAGGCGCAGCGGGTAGTTGTAGAACGCCATGTTGCGAAGGTGCGCACCGGCATCCGAGAAACCCATGTGCACCGCGGGGTCGTTGGCCAACTGGTCGAGCACCTTGGGCCGGTGGTTCGCGACGATCGTCGTCCACCGCACATTCTTCTCACCGTTGTCGACCAGCACGTCGAGGAACGCGTCGAGCGGATGGATGCCACGCTCGTCGGCGATCCGGCCGAAGGTCTTGCCGATGAGGCTCTCATCCGGGCATTCGACGATGGTGGCGTCGTGGAAGTCGCGGTGCCACAACGTCGGTCCCAGCTTGCGGCGGTCGAACGACCGGCGGAACCGGCGGCGGTACTCCGGGTCGGCGAGCAGCTTGTTGCGCTCGAGTTGGTCGCGCAGGTGCAGCGCGGCGGTGCCCGCACCGAACTCCTCGAACACCGGCAGATCGATACCGTCGGAATACAATTCGAACGGCACCGGCAGATGCTGGAACCGCACCTTGGCGTCGAGTGTCTTGTTCAGCAGCCGGGTGCCCATCCCGATCACGCGTGCGGCGCCGGGTGAGGATTTCGCGTCGGCCGACACCAGCAGGCTCATCCGCACGCCGCGGCGGCGCCCGAACAGGCTGCTGCTCTCCAGGAAGAAGTTCAGTGCCTCCTGCGCTTTCGCCACGTTCGGCGCGCTCTGCAGGATGCGGCCGCGCTTGCGTAGCACCTTGATGAGGCGGCGACGTTCGCGCCACGTCGCGAACGTGGAAGGCAGTGCGCGCGAACGGAATCGATCACCGTCGAGCTTGTCGATCGCGGCGTCCATACCCGACATGCCGAGCATCCCGGCGTCGAGGGCCGCGTCGAGTCTGTCGGCCATCGTCTCGAGTTCGTCGTCGGTGGGGACCACGCCGCGTGTCGTGGCGCGGTCGAGACCCAGCACCGAGGCGCGCAGGTCCGAATGCCCCAGCAGCGACGCGATATTGGGGCCGAGTGGGAGAGCGTCGATCGCGGCGACGTACTCGGCCGGGTTCGACCAGGTCTTGCGGGATTCCAGTGCGCCGAGCACGAATTGGCGCGGTACGGCCTCCACGCGACTGAACAGGTCGGCCGCGTCCTCGGCGTCGGAGTACACCGTCGACAGCGAGCACATGCCCAACAGCACTGTCGTGACGCCGTGGCGTACCGATTCACGCAGACCCGGATCGAGCAGGACCTCGGCGTCGTAGTGGGTGTGCACGTCGATGAAGCCCGGCACCACCCACTTGCCGCCTGCGTCGATGACCTCGGGGCACCCTGTCT
Coding sequences:
- a CDS encoding N-acyl-D-amino-acid deacylase family protein, which translates into the protein MSYDVIVRNGLWFDGTGRPPQVRTLGIRDGVVATVSAKPLDETGCPEVIDAGGKWVVPGFIDVHTHYDAEVLLDPGLRESVRHGVTTVLLGMCSLSTVYSDAEDAADLFSRVEAVPRQFVLGALESRKTWSNPAEYVAAIDALPLGPNIASLLGHSDLRASVLGLDRATTRGVVPTDDELETMADRLDAALDAGMLGMSGMDAAIDKLDGDRFRSRALPSTFATWRERRRLIKVLRKRGRILQSAPNVAKAQEALNFFLESSSLFGRRRGVRMSLLVSADAKSSPGAARVIGMGTRLLNKTLDAKVRFQHLPVPFELYSDGIDLPVFEEFGAGTAALHLRDQLERNKLLADPEYRRRFRRSFDRRKLGPTLWHRDFHDATIVECPDESLIGKTFGRIADERGIHPLDAFLDVLVDNGEKNVRWTTIVANHRPKVLDQLANDPAVHMGFSDAGAHLRNMAFYNYPLRLLKRVRDAQLSGRPFLTTERAVYRLTAEVADWFGVDAGTLREGDRADFVVIDPNCLNSDVDAYHEETVPFYGGLSRMVNRNDDAVVATAVNGTVVFGKGEFRDGYGDTVKSGRYLRAGADSRLKTAV
- a CDS encoding Pls/PosA family non-ribosomal peptide synthetase, producing the protein MTATDDAVGGHAVPAQYLLSSLAPAPRTLIDILYDTARRFPDAPAIDDGTVQLTYAELVADIEESVAWLAARGIGRGDRIGIRMPSGSYALYVAILSVLAAGAAYVPVDADDPDERAQLVFGEAGVVGVITERGLIRGVGQSRGWRAAAPLGRDDAWIIFTSGSTGTPKGVAVTHRSAAAFVDAEARMFLQDNPIGPGDRVLAGLSVAFDASCEEMWLAWRNGACLVPAPRSLVRSGMDLGPWLVSRDITVVSTVPTLAALWPAEALESVRLLIFGGEACPPELAQRLAVDGREVWNTYGPTEATVVACAARLDGLGPVSIGLPLSGWDLAVVDRDGLPVAVGEVGELVIGGVGLARYLDPDKDREKYAPMPTLGWSRAYRSGDLVRLQDDGLYFQGRADDQVKVGGRRIELGEVDTALVNLPGVSAGAAAVRKTASGTPLLVGYVASHDPSFDLAAARAALAESLPAALVPRLILLDELPTRTSGKVDRNALPWPPPDGTDQDAPELVGTMGWLAGLWRDVLGTTVDGPEADFIALGGGSLSAAQLVAAMRRRYPQVTVADIYDHPRLGSLAGYLDELSPPPEITAREVAPTSRLTQAAQVALSVPLATLTGMQWVVWLGLLNNVAAALDLVPWAQPVNWWLLLAGFGVFITPVGRMGIAVLFARMLLSGLQPGTYRRGGAVHLRVWFAERLAEASGAENLAGAPWMVYYARALGNSVGKGVDLHSAPPVTGMAKLGHRCSIEPEVDLSGHWIDGDLFHVGPITVGNDATIGARTTLLPGATVGKNADVAPGSAVVGKVKNGQYWKGSPAVKSGKARHPWPDHRPPRAPVWVAVYGVTSILLGSLPLAGLAAGLAVIGWGIRDTATPVDAILPALAWTPVATVVAVLTYAVLTVLGVRVLSVGLSEGYHPVRSRVGWQLWATERLMDAARNYLFPVYASLLTPWWLRLLGAKVGEGTEISTALFTPKFTEVQDGAFLADDTMVASYELGGGWIHVAKATIGKRAFLGNSGITQPGRKVPDDGLVAVLSATPHKAKAGSSWLGSPPVRLRRKATAADVLRTFHPSPRLKAMRAAVETCRIIPVIITFGIGVAVLGALQTLVLRFGYLWAALASGLVLLAAGALAGLIAVAAKWSVIGRIRAVEHPLWSSFVWRNEVSDTFVETVAAPWFARAATGTPVMNLWLRALGASIGRGVWCETYWLPEADLVSLGAGATVNRGCVVQTHLFHDRIMRMDSVVLEAGSTLGPHCVALPAARLGAGATVGPGSLVMRGDEVPSSTRWQGNPIAPWDMFGKKRTAAASARKKTTEKPAA
- a CDS encoding TetR/AcrR family transcriptional regulator codes for the protein MARTQQQRREETVARLLDASIQTIIDVGYARASAAVIARRAQVSDGALFRHFPTMGDFMAATAHEVMRRQLEVFTKRIAEIPAEEPPLQAVLTILRDVTGNDTNTVMYELLIAARTDEKLRVTLQEVLTEYAANIYETARTIPGFEQFPQNESRHEAMAAVALLVNTFDGAAIIRPVLPQPDLEDSRIALLSSLFSR
- a CDS encoding M1 family metallopeptidase produces the protein MTRSKKVAKKAGHPPVIDPYLPGNGNFGYRVSRYELDLEYKVASNRLTGTATITAVTLAALRTFTLDLSDNLSVGKVSVNGRRPAQFRCSGAKLHITLPSALPAGSAMTIVVRYSGNPRPIDTLWGDVGFEELTNGALVAGQPNGAASWFPCDDHPSAKASYRIQISTDSPYHAIANGELLSRKVRAGHTVWTYELAEPTSPYLVTLQIGMYESHRMTKTPVPMHAVLPPRLRSAFDHDFERQPQMMKLFVKLFGPYPLSTGYTVVVTDDDLEIPLEAQGISIFGANHCDGSRGSERLIAHELAHQWFGNSVTARRWRDIWLHEGFACYAEWLWSENSGGRSAAEWAQHYYDKLRHSPQDLLLADPGPRDMFDDRVYKRGAMTLHVLRERIGDKDFFALLQDWTTRHRHSTAFTDDFTGLAAGYTSESLQPLWQAWLYSEALPPL